A window of the Lolium perenne isolate Kyuss_39 chromosome 7, Kyuss_2.0, whole genome shotgun sequence genome harbors these coding sequences:
- the LOC127313950 gene encoding peroxidase P7: MMASSRSSSLVALALLLFVALAHTANADHLSTGYYTKTCPNVERVVSSVMAKRVGGGRMAPAVLRLFFHDCFVNGCDASVLLDATPFSESEKDAEPNASLTGFTVIDEIKAELERECPATVSCSDVVALASRDAVTLLGGPTWNVPLGRKDSRFAADKEFTTIHLPSPNDNLGELIKMFGDLGLDARDMTALSGAHTVGMSNCKHYRERVYGTSDTKYNIDPSFAEARRQMCPPQGSSGDAGKAPFDVQTPRKFDNAYYRDLIAHQGLLNSGQALYSGSGVDSLVVRYGADGDDFGRDFAKAMVKMGNIAPPKGMPTEVRLHCSKAN; this comes from the exons ATGATGGCATCCTCCAGGAGCTCATCATTGGTTGCACTGGCTCTTCTCCTCTTCGTCGCTCTCGCGCACACCGCCAACGCCGACCATCTCTCTACAGGGTACTACACGAAGACATGCCCCAACGTGGAGCGCGTCGTCTCGTCCGTCATGGCGAAGAGGGTCGGCGGGGGACGGATGGCACCCGCCGTGCTCCGCCTCTTCTTCCACGACTGCTTCGTCAAC GGATGTGATGCCTCCGTTCTCCTTGATGCGACGCCCTTCTCCGAGAGTGAGAAGGATGCCGAGCCAAACGCATCCCTCACCGGCTTCACGGTGATCGATGAGATCAAGGCGGAGCTCGAGCGCGAGTGCCCGGCCACCGTCTCCTGCTCCGACGTGGTCGCGCTTGCGTCCCGTGACGCCGTCACTCTTCTCGGAGGTCCCACCTGGAACGTGCCCCTCGGCCGCAAGGACTCGCGCTTCGCCGCCGACAAGGAGTTCACCACGATACACCTCCCTAGCCCGAATGACAACCTCGGTGAGCTCATAAAAATGTTCGGGGACCTAGGCCTCGATGCCCGCGACATGACTGCGCTCTCCGGCGCACACACTGTCGGGATGTCCAACTGCAAGCACTACAGAGAACGCGTCTACGGCACCAGCGACACTAAGTACAACATCGACCCCTCCTTCGCGGAGGCAAGGCGACAAATGTGCCCGCCGCAAGGCTCCTCTGGTGACGCCGGCAAGGCGCCATTCGACGTGCAGACGCCTAGGAAGTTCGACAATGCTTACTACCGTGACCTTATTGCGCATCAAGGTCTCCTAAACTCTGGCCAAGCTCTGTACAGTGGTAGCGGTGTGGACAGCCTTGTGGTCAGGTACGGTGCCGACGGTGATGATTTTGGGAGGGACTTTGCCAAGGCCATGGTGAAGATGGGGAACATAGCTCCACCTAAGGGAATGCCCACGGAGGTGAGGCTCCACTGCTCCAAGGCCAACTAA